A window from Chaetodon trifascialis isolate fChaTrf1 chromosome 5, fChaTrf1.hap1, whole genome shotgun sequence encodes these proteins:
- the LOC139331328 gene encoding zinc finger CCHC domain-containing protein 7-like isoform X1, which produces MDYTKENEDADDKEGGKDDLFFIEDVSSSEVEGEIKFKQQKSHSSCNKQASRLSGESSPPLLLAFNIPSRRLLRDRSPSPTSSLDLQEAQEEEDSVQPIEEWMILGREEQVGDSSIRLNLSYWNSSEDDSGDEDQNMNSVEDTWAVSEKDKYGADQSLPLRYFVPGRSLICNICNRTGNLGKSCYYHKKRPTCVFCGIQGHIHRDCPSRPCTNCGLPSHGLRPCERPPLWNQHCQRCGMAGHLSDACPDTWRQYHLTVQREVPPRPRTDHALKLRKRPVHCYNCSERGHYGYECTKRRMIGGTSPALPYVCHYDTMKDILQCRTRMQKRVKELVSVGSLPLSDQQHSEPTGESSEENQPFQGRGRTKQETCSRAGRRKTWPERRRERREVKRLRKEAQAKREGGLLGRSQRNFDDEVCPDDPFRSALHSPTQSTPPPQKKRRDEEGGKRSRKSREEKRWTRRGIKHGDLYPCGDVVNSNENLLSPKQRVRHRRR; this is translated from the exons ATGGACTATACTAAGGAAAATGAAGATGCTGATGATAAGGAAGGCGGCAAAGACGACCTCTTCTTTATTGAAGACGTGAGTAGTTCAGAAGTTGAAGGGGAGATCAagttcaaacagcagaaaagccACAGCAGCTGTAATAAACAAGCTTCACGGCTCAGCGGGGAAAGCTCTCCCCCACTCCTCCTGGCATTCAACATCCCCTCCAGACGTCTGCTGCGGGACAGAAGCCCGAGTCCGACTTCCAGTTTGGATTTACAGGAggcgcaggaggaggaggacagtgtCCAGCCCATCGAGGAGTGGATGATCCTGGgaagagaggagcaggtggGAGATTCAAGCATCCGGCTCAACCTGAGCTACTGGAACAGCTCTGAGGATGACTCTGGAGATGAAG ATCAGAATATGAACTCAGTTGAGGACACCTGGGCTGTATCAGAGAAAGACAAG TACGGTGCTGatcagtctctccctctccgctATTTTGTGCCTGGTCGTTCTCTGATCTGTAACATCTGCAACAGGACAGGAAACCTTGGCAAAAGCTGCTACTACCACAAG aaacGCCCCACCTGTGTCTTCTGTGGGATCCAGGGCCACATCCACAGGGACTGTCCGAGCCGCCCCTGCACCAACTGTGGCCTGCCTTCACATGGCCTCAGGCCCTGTGAAAGACCCCCGCTGTGGAACCAACACTGCCAGCGCTGTGGTATGGCAGGGCATCTCTCTGAT GCCTGCCCTGATACGTGGAGACAGTACCACTTGACG GTCCAGCGTGAGGTTCCACCCAGGCCACGGACAGACCACGCCCTAAAACTTAGGAAAAGGCCTGTTCATTGTTACAACTGCTCTGAGAGGGGACATTATGGTTAT GAGTGCACTAAGAGGAGGATGATCGGTGGGACTTCGCCAGCATTACCCTATGTCTGCCACTATGACACCATGAAGGACATTCTCCAGTGTCGTACCAGGATGCAGAAAAGAGTGAAAG AGCTTGTGAGTGTTGGATCCCTGCCTCTCTCAGACCAGCAGCATTCTGAACCGACAGGGGAGAGCAGTGAGGAGAATCAGCCGTTCCAGGGGAGGGGCAGGACAAAGCAGGAGACATGTAGCCGGGCTGGCAGGAGGAAGACATGGCCAGAGAGGCgcagagagagacgggaagTGAAGAGGCTGAGGAAAGAGGCTCAAGCCAAGCGGGAAGGAGGACTGCTGGGGAGATCCCAGAGGAACTTTGATGATGAAGTTTGCCCTGACGACCCCTTCAGGTCCGCACTTCACAGTCCCACACAGtccacacctcctccacagaagaagaggagggatgaggaaGGTGGGAAAAGGAGCaggaagagcagagaagaaaagaggtggACGAGAAGAGGGATAAAACATGGGGATTTATATCCCTGTGGTGACGTGGTCAACAGTAATGAAAACCTTCTTTCCCCTAAACAAAGAGTACGCCACCGGAGAAGATGA
- the LOC139331328 gene encoding zinc finger CCHC domain-containing protein 7-like isoform X2, whose product MDYTKENEDADDKEGGKDDLFFIEDVSSSEVEGEIKFKQQKSHSSCNKQASRLSGESSPPLLLAFNIPSRRLLRDRSPSPTSSLDLQEAQEEEDSVQPIEEWMILGREEQVGDSSIRLNLSYWNSSEDDSGDEDQNMNSVEDTWAVSEKDKYGADQSLPLRYFVPGRSLICNICNRTGNLGKSCYYHKKRPTCVFCGIQGHIHRDCPSRPCTNCGLPSHGLRPCERPPLWNQHCQRCGMAGHLSDACPDTWRQYHLTVQREVPPRPRTDHALKLRKRPVHCYNCSERGHYGYECTKRRMIGGTSPALPYVCHYDTMKDILQCRTRMQKRVKDQQHSEPTGESSEENQPFQGRGRTKQETCSRAGRRKTWPERRRERREVKRLRKEAQAKREGGLLGRSQRNFDDEVCPDDPFRSALHSPTQSTPPPQKKRRDEEGGKRSRKSREEKRWTRRGIKHGDLYPCGDVVNSNENLLSPKQRVRHRRR is encoded by the exons ATGGACTATACTAAGGAAAATGAAGATGCTGATGATAAGGAAGGCGGCAAAGACGACCTCTTCTTTATTGAAGACGTGAGTAGTTCAGAAGTTGAAGGGGAGATCAagttcaaacagcagaaaagccACAGCAGCTGTAATAAACAAGCTTCACGGCTCAGCGGGGAAAGCTCTCCCCCACTCCTCCTGGCATTCAACATCCCCTCCAGACGTCTGCTGCGGGACAGAAGCCCGAGTCCGACTTCCAGTTTGGATTTACAGGAggcgcaggaggaggaggacagtgtCCAGCCCATCGAGGAGTGGATGATCCTGGgaagagaggagcaggtggGAGATTCAAGCATCCGGCTCAACCTGAGCTACTGGAACAGCTCTGAGGATGACTCTGGAGATGAAG ATCAGAATATGAACTCAGTTGAGGACACCTGGGCTGTATCAGAGAAAGACAAG TACGGTGCTGatcagtctctccctctccgctATTTTGTGCCTGGTCGTTCTCTGATCTGTAACATCTGCAACAGGACAGGAAACCTTGGCAAAAGCTGCTACTACCACAAG aaacGCCCCACCTGTGTCTTCTGTGGGATCCAGGGCCACATCCACAGGGACTGTCCGAGCCGCCCCTGCACCAACTGTGGCCTGCCTTCACATGGCCTCAGGCCCTGTGAAAGACCCCCGCTGTGGAACCAACACTGCCAGCGCTGTGGTATGGCAGGGCATCTCTCTGAT GCCTGCCCTGATACGTGGAGACAGTACCACTTGACG GTCCAGCGTGAGGTTCCACCCAGGCCACGGACAGACCACGCCCTAAAACTTAGGAAAAGGCCTGTTCATTGTTACAACTGCTCTGAGAGGGGACATTATGGTTAT GAGTGCACTAAGAGGAGGATGATCGGTGGGACTTCGCCAGCATTACCCTATGTCTGCCACTATGACACCATGAAGGACATTCTCCAGTGTCGTACCAGGATGCAGAAAAGAGTGAAAG ACCAGCAGCATTCTGAACCGACAGGGGAGAGCAGTGAGGAGAATCAGCCGTTCCAGGGGAGGGGCAGGACAAAGCAGGAGACATGTAGCCGGGCTGGCAGGAGGAAGACATGGCCAGAGAGGCgcagagagagacgggaagTGAAGAGGCTGAGGAAAGAGGCTCAAGCCAAGCGGGAAGGAGGACTGCTGGGGAGATCCCAGAGGAACTTTGATGATGAAGTTTGCCCTGACGACCCCTTCAGGTCCGCACTTCACAGTCCCACACAGtccacacctcctccacagaagaagaggagggatgaggaaGGTGGGAAAAGGAGCaggaagagcagagaagaaaagaggtggACGAGAAGAGGGATAAAACATGGGGATTTATATCCCTGTGGTGACGTGGTCAACAGTAATGAAAACCTTCTTTCCCCTAAACAAAGAGTACGCCACCGGAGAAGATGA